The Vibrio gallaecicus genome contains a region encoding:
- a CDS encoding 3-phenylpropionate MFS transporter — MQNPSPYGWISQYFLGFFFAYGVYLPFWALWFEDQGVAPSDIGILIGAGFATRCVANFVITPRIHKVEHLIPALRWLSLAALIFVGFHFFTGGSFALMLLATVLFNLCCGPIVPLSDAMANYYSRIKLLDYGRTRLWGSIAFIAGSTVVGFLVAEFGTEMILYTALAGVLFSLVLCMRNPSIMPVTQQEEEATRPKLMQLLREPSVVKFLTLMALIQGSHAAYYSFSAIYWKEAGHSEAIIGYLWSLGVVAEVAVFAFSKRLFSGWTLRTLFVIASIGVMARWGITASTTAIFALVMVQLLHGVTFAMAHIAAIQYIQSEKPSKMVALQALYNAIPLGAFIALMTTLSGWGYELWGADIFWFMAAMGVLALFIKVDEKHSVTDVNSKTKAEPEAQN; from the coding sequence ATGCAAAACCCTTCACCTTATGGCTGGATATCTCAGTATTTTCTTGGCTTTTTCTTTGCCTATGGCGTTTATCTGCCATTTTGGGCGCTGTGGTTTGAAGACCAAGGTGTTGCGCCAAGCGACATTGGTATTTTAATTGGTGCTGGCTTTGCGACTCGTTGTGTCGCTAACTTTGTTATCACACCACGCATTCATAAAGTTGAGCACTTAATCCCTGCTTTACGATGGTTGAGCCTCGCTGCATTAATTTTCGTAGGTTTTCATTTCTTTACTGGAGGCAGTTTTGCACTAATGCTGCTGGCTACGGTTCTGTTTAATTTATGCTGCGGTCCTATCGTTCCTTTATCAGATGCGATGGCGAACTATTACAGCCGAATTAAGCTATTGGACTATGGGCGCACTCGTTTGTGGGGCTCTATTGCTTTCATTGCTGGTTCAACGGTTGTGGGCTTCTTAGTCGCTGAGTTTGGTACTGAAATGATTTTGTATACGGCATTAGCTGGCGTGCTTTTTTCTTTAGTCCTGTGCATGCGTAATCCAAGCATTATGCCAGTAACACAGCAAGAAGAAGAGGCGACAAGACCTAAGCTGATGCAGTTGCTGCGTGAACCTTCGGTAGTGAAGTTTTTAACGCTAATGGCTTTGATCCAAGGTAGCCATGCGGCTTACTACAGCTTTAGTGCGATTTACTGGAAAGAAGCAGGACACTCGGAAGCGATTATAGGTTACCTGTGGAGCTTAGGTGTTGTTGCGGAAGTCGCGGTATTTGCATTCAGTAAGCGATTATTTTCAGGCTGGACTCTACGTACTTTATTCGTTATCGCGTCAATTGGTGTTATGGCTCGTTGGGGGATCACCGCTTCGACCACGGCTATCTTCGCATTAGTCATGGTTCAGTTATTACACGGTGTGACTTTTGCGATGGCACATATTGCTGCTATCCAATACATTCAATCAGAAAAGCCAAGCAAAATGGTCGCACTCCAGGCTTTATACAACGCAATTCCATTGGGTGCATTCATTGCGCTGATGACCACTCTGAGTGGTTGGGGCTATGAATTATGGGGCGCTGATATTTTCTGGTTTATGGCGGCAATGGGTGTTCTTGCTCTGTTTATCAAGGTTGATGAGAAACACTCAGTAACAGATGTAAACAGTAAAACGAAAGCGGAGCCTGAAGCACAGAATTAG
- a CDS encoding DUF294 nucleotidyltransferase-like domain-containing protein — protein sequence MPDKFNMQSPPFDRLSESEQLTLRSSLDVAYYREQEVIVEANKPSHHLHILIKGAVEERSPDNKEIYAHYANDDIFDVRSQFNEQVKHQYIALEDTLSYLLPSHVFLELYNENGQFAAYFDNNLAKRKQLIKEAQEQQNLAEFILTKVDSSIYHPPLILTPEQPINQVTQALKESGLDSALVHLAYDDPRTIGTPKPYPYAIVTRTNMLHAVMIDNLPLDTPVGDIATFPVFHVEEDDFLFNAMITMTRNRMKRVMVCDGSEAIGMLDMTQILSAFSTHSHVLTLRIARATSIEELALASNKQRQLVESLLNNGIRTRFIMELISAVNEQIIEKAFELVVPPALHNHCCFVVLGSEGRGEQILKTDQDNALIIQDGLHWHQCEYVMENLTHTLQQLGYPLCPGNVMVNNPKWVSSQLEWKKTLSNWVHSATPEKVMDIAIMADAHAVAGNKELLEPIQKHLSELMAGQELILTEFCRPALNFSVPLTLFGNVKKSKSGLDIKQGGIFPIVHGIRALSLEYNIPHKNTFDRINALVKRKVLEQSTADNLSEALKQFFKWRLAQRLTQQHSSNKLDIKLMERSDRDLLRHSLHVVKKFKQWLGYHYQVRD from the coding sequence ATGCCTGATAAATTTAATATGCAGTCTCCGCCTTTTGATCGTTTATCCGAAAGCGAACAATTGACCTTACGTTCTTCATTGGATGTCGCATACTATCGAGAGCAAGAAGTCATCGTTGAGGCCAATAAACCGAGCCACCACCTGCATATACTGATTAAAGGTGCCGTTGAAGAACGATCGCCTGACAACAAAGAAATTTACGCGCACTACGCCAATGACGATATTTTTGATGTAAGAAGCCAATTCAATGAGCAGGTAAAGCACCAATATATCGCTCTCGAGGACACCTTAAGCTATCTGCTCCCTTCTCATGTTTTTTTAGAGCTTTACAACGAGAACGGGCAATTTGCCGCTTACTTTGATAACAACCTTGCTAAACGCAAACAGCTTATTAAAGAAGCTCAAGAGCAACAAAACTTGGCGGAGTTTATTCTTACCAAAGTTGATAGTTCTATTTATCACCCGCCACTGATCCTCACTCCAGAACAGCCAATCAATCAAGTGACTCAAGCATTAAAAGAAAGCGGATTAGATTCAGCACTGGTGCATTTGGCCTACGATGATCCTAGAACTATAGGAACTCCAAAGCCCTATCCTTATGCCATTGTTACCCGCACCAATATGCTCCATGCAGTTATGATAGATAACCTCCCACTTGATACGCCCGTGGGGGATATTGCGACTTTTCCAGTGTTCCATGTGGAGGAAGATGACTTTCTTTTTAATGCCATGATTACCATGACAAGAAACCGCATGAAGCGAGTCATGGTCTGTGATGGCAGCGAAGCGATTGGCATGCTCGATATGACTCAAATATTAAGTGCCTTTTCCACACACTCACACGTTCTGACTCTGCGTATCGCGAGAGCAACCAGTATTGAAGAACTTGCACTCGCATCAAATAAACAACGTCAACTTGTGGAGAGTCTTTTAAATAATGGTATTCGTACCCGGTTTATCATGGAATTAATATCAGCCGTTAATGAGCAAATAATTGAAAAGGCCTTTGAGTTAGTCGTTCCACCCGCTTTACATAATCATTGCTGTTTCGTTGTATTAGGGTCTGAGGGTCGTGGAGAGCAAATTTTAAAAACCGATCAAGATAACGCTCTCATCATTCAAGATGGACTACATTGGCATCAATGCGAATACGTGATGGAAAACCTGACTCACACCTTGCAACAGCTGGGCTACCCTCTTTGCCCAGGTAACGTAATGGTCAATAATCCCAAATGGGTGAGCTCCCAACTCGAATGGAAAAAAACACTCTCCAATTGGGTACATTCGGCGACACCCGAAAAAGTCATGGACATTGCGATTATGGCAGATGCTCACGCTGTCGCCGGTAATAAAGAATTACTTGAACCAATCCAGAAACACCTCAGTGAATTAATGGCCGGGCAAGAGTTAATCCTCACTGAATTTTGCCGACCTGCACTGAATTTCTCAGTCCCGTTAACACTCTTTGGTAATGTAAAAAAATCGAAGTCTGGTTTGGATATCAAGCAAGGCGGTATCTTCCCTATAGTGCATGGTATTCGTGCATTAAGCTTGGAATACAATATTCCTCATAAAAATACCTTTGACCGCATCAATGCCTTAGTCAAGAGAAAGGTTCTTGAACAAAGTACAGCCGATAATTTAAGTGAGGCACTTAAACAATTTTTCAAGTGGAGATTGGCACAAAGGCTCACCCAGCAGCACAGCAGTAATAAGCTAGATATTAAGTTAATGGAGAGATCAGACCGAGACTTACTCCGCCATAGTTTGCATGTGGTCAAAAAATTCAAACAATGGCTTGGTTACCACTACCAAGTTCGTGATTAA
- a CDS encoding 3'-5' exonuclease, whose amino-acid sequence MNGLTRRFWHYKLKGSPYRELFTAPHQSEYVSLDCETTSLDPNRAELVTIAATKIIGNRIITSQPFEVRLRAPQSLDSGSIKIHKIRHEDLKNGIEEKQALIELLDFIGNRPLVGYHIRYDKKILDRACIKQLGFPMPNKLIEVSLLYQDKFEKHLPNSYFDLSLDAICKQLGLPQQNNKHDALQDAISAALVFVRLKHGDLPRFNSSH is encoded by the coding sequence ATGAATGGGCTTACTCGACGGTTCTGGCATTACAAGCTAAAGGGTTCACCTTACAGAGAGCTTTTTACTGCCCCACATCAAAGTGAATATGTATCGCTTGATTGTGAAACCACCAGCCTGGATCCAAACCGAGCAGAACTTGTCACTATTGCGGCAACAAAAATCATCGGCAACCGTATTATTACCAGCCAACCCTTCGAAGTTCGTCTTAGGGCTCCTCAATCTCTAGATTCTGGCTCTATCAAAATCCATAAGATTCGTCATGAAGATCTTAAAAATGGTATCGAAGAAAAACAGGCTCTAATTGAACTTCTCGACTTTATCGGCAACCGCCCGCTTGTGGGCTACCATATACGATATGACAAGAAGATATTGGACCGAGCATGCATCAAGCAACTCGGTTTTCCCATGCCAAACAAACTCATTGAAGTCAGTTTGCTCTACCAAGACAAGTTCGAAAAACATTTGCCTAATTCCTACTTCGACTTAAGTCTTGACGCCATTTGTAAGCAACTTGGGCTTCCCCAACAAAACAACAAGCACGACGCTCTACAAGATGCTATCTCTGCCGCTTTGGTCTTCGTTCGTTTAAAACACGGTGACTTACCGCGTTTCAACTCTTCCCATTGA
- the acs gene encoding acetate--CoA ligase, whose protein sequence is MSEAHVYPVQDNIKATTHADNDTYLAMYQQSVSDPEGFWGEHGKIVDWIKPFTQVKNTSFDPGHVDIRWFEDGTLNVSANCIDRHLADRGDEVAIIWEGDDPADDKTLTFNELHKEVCLFSNALKEQGVRKGDVVCLYMPMVPEAAVAMLACTRIGAVHTVVFGGFSPEALSGRIIDSDSKVVITADEGVRGGRAVPLKKNVDEALTNPEVKNIEKVIVMKRTGGDVEWHEHRDVWWHEATATVSEVCEPEEMKAEDPLFILYTSGSTGKPKGVLHTTGGYLVYAAMTFKYVFDYQEGETFWCTADVGWITGHTYLVYGPLANGAKTILFEGVPNYPNTSRMSEVVDKHQVNILYTAPTAIRALMAKGNEAVEGTSRDSLRIMGSVGEPINPEAWEWYYKTIGNEQSPIVDTWWQTETGGILIAPLPGATYLKPGSATRPFFGVQPALVDNMGNIIEGATDGNLVILDSWPGQMRTVYGDHERFEQTYFSTFKGMYFTSDGARRDEDDYYWITGRVDDVLNVSGHRMGTAEIESALVAFDKIAEAAIVGIPHDIKGQAIYAYITLNDGEFPTAELHKEVKDWVRKEIGPIATPDVLHWTDSLPKTRSGKIMRRILRKIATGDTSNLGDTSTLADPSVVDKLIAEKAEIA, encoded by the coding sequence ATGAGTGAAGCCCACGTTTATCCAGTACAAGACAATATCAAAGCAACCACACACGCGGATAATGACACTTACCTAGCCATGTACCAGCAATCTGTATCTGACCCAGAAGGATTCTGGGGTGAACACGGAAAAATAGTAGATTGGATTAAACCCTTCACCCAAGTAAAAAACACTTCATTCGACCCTGGTCATGTGGATATTCGCTGGTTTGAAGACGGGACATTAAATGTTTCAGCAAACTGTATTGATCGTCACCTAGCCGATCGTGGTGACGAAGTCGCTATCATTTGGGAAGGCGATGACCCTGCCGATGATAAAACACTGACCTTCAATGAATTACACAAAGAAGTGTGCCTGTTTTCAAATGCTCTAAAAGAGCAAGGCGTACGTAAAGGTGATGTAGTGTGTTTATACATGCCAATGGTTCCAGAAGCCGCGGTAGCAATGTTGGCTTGTACTCGAATTGGTGCCGTACACACAGTCGTGTTCGGCGGTTTCTCTCCTGAAGCACTATCAGGCCGAATCATTGATTCAGATTCAAAAGTAGTCATTACAGCTGATGAAGGCGTGCGTGGCGGAAGAGCTGTACCACTGAAGAAAAACGTTGATGAAGCACTGACCAACCCAGAAGTGAAAAACATTGAGAAAGTCATTGTTATGAAACGTACGGGTGGCGATGTGGAATGGCATGAACATCGTGATGTTTGGTGGCATGAAGCGACAGCGACAGTTTCAGAGGTCTGTGAACCGGAAGAAATGAAAGCCGAAGATCCGCTATTCATTCTTTATACTTCAGGATCAACAGGTAAACCAAAAGGGGTTCTACACACTACAGGTGGTTACCTCGTTTACGCGGCAATGACGTTTAAGTATGTTTTTGATTACCAAGAAGGCGAAACCTTCTGGTGTACTGCTGATGTAGGTTGGATCACGGGTCACACCTACCTTGTTTACGGACCACTTGCGAATGGTGCAAAAACAATCTTGTTTGAAGGTGTTCCAAACTACCCAAATACTAGCCGTATGAGCGAAGTAGTCGATAAGCACCAAGTGAATATCCTCTATACCGCACCAACCGCGATTCGCGCATTGATGGCAAAAGGTAATGAAGCCGTTGAAGGTACTTCTCGTGATAGCTTACGCATTATGGGATCAGTAGGTGAGCCAATTAACCCAGAAGCTTGGGAATGGTATTATAAAACAATTGGTAATGAGCAATCTCCGATTGTCGATACATGGTGGCAAACTGAAACTGGCGGTATCTTAATAGCCCCTCTTCCAGGAGCAACTTACCTGAAACCAGGTTCTGCAACTCGCCCATTCTTTGGTGTTCAGCCAGCCCTTGTTGATAACATGGGGAACATCATCGAAGGCGCTACAGACGGTAACCTAGTTATTCTTGATTCATGGCCAGGGCAAATGCGTACAGTTTATGGTGATCATGAACGTTTTGAGCAGACCTATTTCTCTACATTTAAAGGTATGTACTTTACAAGTGATGGTGCTCGACGCGATGAAGACGACTACTACTGGATCACAGGTCGTGTCGATGACGTACTAAACGTCTCTGGTCACCGTATGGGTACTGCGGAAATCGAATCTGCATTAGTTGCTTTCGATAAAATAGCAGAAGCTGCCATTGTTGGTATTCCTCATGATATCAAGGGGCAAGCAATCTATGCTTACATCACACTCAATGACGGTGAGTTCCCTACAGCTGAACTTCATAAAGAAGTGAAGGACTGGGTAAGAAAAGAGATTGGACCGATAGCCACGCCAGATGTACTGCACTGGACTGACTCTTTACCAAAAACACGCTCAGGTAAAATTATGCGCCGTATCCTACGTAAAATTGCAACAGGTGATACCAGCAACCTTGGCGATACATCGACTCTTGCCGACCCTAGTGTAGTTGATAAGCTTATTGCTGAAAAAGCAGAAATTGCATAA
- the aroQ gene encoding type II 3-dehydroquinate dehydratase, with protein sequence MSTKLRILVLNGPNLNLLGLREPAHYGSQTLEQIIESLTEQANAQDVELSHLQSNREYELIEAIHSAYQSIDFIIINPAAFTHTSVALRDALLGVAIPFIEVHLSNVHARESFRHHSYLSDKAEGVICGLGAQGYQFALMAAINKLTSK encoded by the coding sequence ATGTCTACAAAGTTACGCATTCTAGTTTTAAATGGTCCAAACCTTAACCTTTTAGGACTACGAGAGCCTGCACACTATGGTTCTCAAACACTCGAACAGATTATTGAATCTTTAACCGAGCAAGCAAACGCGCAAGACGTCGAGTTGTCGCACCTACAATCTAACCGTGAGTATGAACTGATCGAAGCCATACACAGTGCTTATCAGTCCATTGATTTTATTATAATAAATCCAGCAGCTTTCACTCATACCAGTGTTGCGTTACGAGATGCATTATTAGGAGTCGCGATACCATTTATTGAAGTACACCTATCGAATGTTCACGCACGTGAATCATTTCGCCATCATTCTTACCTTTCAGATAAAGCAGAAGGTGTGATTTGTGGCTTAGGTGCTCAAGGTTATCAATTTGCTTTGATGGCAGCGATTAATAAGCTGACGTCAAAATAA